The following are from one region of the Phyllostomus discolor isolate MPI-MPIP mPhyDis1 chromosome 9, mPhyDis1.pri.v3, whole genome shotgun sequence genome:
- the ELAC1 gene encoding zinc phosphodiesterase ELAC protein 1 isoform X2, with product MSPRRGRITKIFITHLHGDHFFGLPGLLCTISLQSGSTVTKQPIEIYGPAGLRDFIWRTMELSHTELVFPYVVHELVPTADQCPPEELKDLAPPEGADSSPKEGRGRTILLDSEENSYLLVDDEQFVVKAFRLFHRVPSFGFSVVEKKRPGKLNAQKLKDLGVPPGPAYGKLKNGMSVVLENGVTISPQDVLKKPIVGRKICILGDCSGVVGDGGVKLCFEADLLIHEATLDDSQMDKAKEHGHSTPRMAAAFAKLCQAKRLVLTHFSQRYKPVALAREGEADGIIELKKQAESVFDFQEVTLAEDFMVIGIPIKK from the exons GGAGAATTACTAAGATCTTCATCACGCATCTCCATGGAGACCACTTCTTCGGCCTCCCCGGCCTCCTCTGCACCATCAGCCTGCAGAGTGGCTCCACAGTCACCAAGCAGCCCATTGAGATCTACGGCCCGGCAGGGCTCCGGGACTTTATCTGGCGAACCATGGAGCTCTCCCACACGGAGCTGGTCTTCCCCTACGTGGTCCACGAGCTGGTGCCCACGGCAGATCAGTGTCCGCCGGAAGAGCTGAAAGACTTGGCCCCCCCGGAGGGCGCAGACAGCTCTCCCAAAGAGGGGCGAGGGAGAACTATCCTGTTGGACTCAGAAGAAAACTCGTACCTCCTGGTCGATGATGAGCAGTTTGTCGTAAAAGCATTTCGCCTCTTTCACCGAGTTCCCTCCTTCGGGTTTTCCGTCGTGGAGAAGAAGCGCCCAGGTAAACTCAATGCACAGAAACTGAAAGACCTCG GTGTTCCTCCGGGTCCTGCCTACGGGAAGCTGAAAAATGGGATGTCTGTCGTTCTGGAAAATGGAGTTACGATTTCTCCCCAAGATGTCTTAAAAAAGCCTATTGTTGGAAGGAAGATCTGCATTTTGGGTGACTGCTCCGGGGTGGTGGGTGATGGAGGAGTGAAGCTGTGCTTTGAGGCTGACCTGCTGATCCACGAAGCCACCCTGGATGACTCCCAGATGGACAAGGCGAAGGAGCACGGCCACAGCACGCCGCGGATGGCGGCGGCATTTGCAAAGCTGTGCCAGGCAAAGAGGCTCGTTCTGACCCACTTCAGTCAGAGGTACAAACCGGTTGCCTTGGccagagaaggagaagcagatgGGATTATAGAACTGAAAAAGCAAGCTGAATCAGTGTTCGACTTCCAGGAAGTGACTCTAGCAGAAGATTTTATGGTGATCGGCATTCCGATCAAAAAATGA